The following are encoded in a window of Sinorhizobium sojae CCBAU 05684 genomic DNA:
- a CDS encoding type I secretion system permease/ATPase, with protein MTDNRAPSLQAFASDGEEISPADIEMERRRQKLDAEAAGQQLLREIDNQEDVLNQTVKKIDGVICVLRGGAAASDLPGGDRANPAASPTIGEAGTAQGAAPRPEIARQARPATKSVPPIDAEVRPEPRHHDRHQLAREAHAPAKRSDKPAPETRAEVKAEAKSEVKDKTGVPGMVVIDGDRGPVKTEHRSPDKGGSDGGGNGGGGNGGGVFHKRLGPVDFSASLKAGITAIKQNLMIVMIFTIATNVLVLAIPIYLFQISDRVLTSRSVDTLVMLTVLIVGAVILQAVFDGIRRMILMRTAVEVAAQLGAPILSAAARASLHSNGREYQTLGDLQQLRSFLVSGTLLSFLDAPIAPFFVAAVFLIHPHLGSIVIGSALLLLIVTLLNQRATAASFGEANSFQTKANLHLDSMSRNSQIINALAMIPEAVRIWGKDMAGSLKSQVLAQDRNIAFASLSKAVRLLTQVSMLGWGANLALHGELTGGMVIAASIIAGRALGPIEGAIEGWNQVIQSRAAYGRITALLQNSPLNFERLKLPQPEGRLDVERLLFVPQGTKRVVLNGVSFSLNPGDSLAVIGSSGAGKTTLGKMLVGSILPTSGNVRLDLMDLRNWDQRQFGENIGYLPQDVQLFPGTIKANIARMQEEASDADIYAAAKLADVHDMIALLPHGYETFVAADGSPLSGGQKQRVALARAFFGNPRMVVLDEPNSNLDSAGEAALTRALQHAREQKITVITITQRPALLSSVDKVLLLVNGTVALFGMRQDVLKALSARGMNIEGNTLAQNQLM; from the coding sequence ATGACCGACAACCGCGCGCCGTCCCTGCAAGCATTCGCAAGCGACGGCGAGGAGATTTCCCCGGCTGACATTGAAATGGAACGGCGACGGCAGAAGCTCGATGCAGAGGCCGCCGGTCAGCAGTTGCTCCGCGAGATCGACAATCAGGAGGATGTATTGAATCAAACCGTGAAAAAGATCGACGGTGTGATCTGCGTGCTCCGCGGCGGAGCCGCTGCAAGCGACCTCCCCGGCGGCGATCGCGCAAATCCCGCGGCATCGCCGACGATCGGAGAGGCCGGAACGGCGCAGGGTGCCGCGCCGAGGCCGGAAATCGCGCGGCAGGCACGACCGGCCACGAAGTCAGTTCCCCCGATTGACGCGGAAGTCCGGCCCGAACCACGGCATCACGACAGGCACCAGCTCGCCCGGGAAGCGCATGCACCGGCCAAGCGCAGCGATAAGCCTGCCCCGGAGACCAGAGCCGAGGTGAAGGCCGAAGCGAAGTCCGAGGTAAAGGACAAGACCGGCGTACCGGGAATGGTCGTGATCGATGGCGACCGTGGCCCAGTAAAGACTGAACATAGGTCACCTGACAAGGGCGGTTCGGACGGCGGTGGCAATGGCGGTGGCGGCAACGGCGGCGGCGTTTTCCACAAGCGCCTCGGGCCGGTCGATTTCTCGGCGAGCCTCAAGGCGGGCATCACGGCGATCAAGCAGAACCTGATGATCGTGATGATCTTCACGATCGCCACCAATGTCCTGGTGCTCGCGATACCGATCTATCTGTTCCAGATCTCCGACCGTGTGCTGACCAGCCGCTCGGTCGACACGCTGGTCATGCTCACCGTCCTGATCGTCGGCGCTGTGATCCTCCAGGCCGTCTTCGATGGAATTCGTCGCATGATCCTCATGCGAACGGCCGTGGAAGTCGCCGCCCAACTCGGCGCGCCGATCCTCAGCGCGGCCGCCAGGGCCTCGCTCCACAGCAACGGGCGTGAATATCAGACGCTCGGCGATCTGCAGCAGCTTCGCTCCTTCCTGGTGTCTGGCACGCTGCTTTCCTTCCTGGATGCACCGATTGCGCCATTCTTCGTCGCGGCGGTTTTCCTGATCCACCCACATCTCGGCTCGATCGTCATTGGTTCGGCCCTCCTTCTTCTGATCGTCACCCTTCTCAATCAGAGGGCGACTGCCGCATCTTTCGGCGAGGCCAACAGTTTCCAGACGAAGGCCAATCTCCACCTCGATTCGATGTCACGCAATTCGCAGATCATCAATGCGCTCGCGATGATCCCCGAAGCGGTTCGCATCTGGGGCAAGGACATGGCGGGCTCGCTGAAGTCGCAGGTGCTGGCGCAGGACCGCAACATCGCCTTCGCTTCGCTCTCCAAGGCCGTGCGCCTCCTCACCCAGGTATCCATGCTTGGCTGGGGCGCCAATCTCGCTTTGCACGGTGAGCTCACGGGCGGCATGGTGATTGCAGCCTCGATCATCGCCGGCCGGGCGCTGGGGCCGATCGAAGGCGCGATCGAAGGCTGGAATCAGGTCATCCAATCCCGCGCCGCCTATGGGCGCATCACCGCCCTGCTCCAGAACTCGCCGCTCAATTTCGAGCGGCTGAAGCTGCCGCAGCCGGAGGGGCGCCTGGACGTCGAACGGTTGCTTTTCGTGCCGCAAGGGACCAAGCGCGTTGTCCTCAACGGCGTGAGCTTCTCGCTGAACCCGGGCGACTCGTTGGCGGTGATCGGCAGTTCCGGCGCGGGCAAGACGACGCTCGGCAAGATGCTCGTCGGCTCCATCCTGCCGACATCCGGCAATGTCCGGCTCGACCTCATGGACTTGAGGAACTGGGACCAGCGCCAGTTCGGCGAAAACATCGGCTATCTGCCGCAGGACGTCCAGCTGTTCCCCGGAACGATCAAGGCCAATATTGCACGCATGCAGGAGGAGGCGAGCGACGCCGACATCTACGCCGCCGCCAAGCTGGCCGACGTACATGACATGATCGCCTTGCTGCCGCACGGCTACGAGACCTTCGTCGCGGCCGACGGTTCGCCGCTCTCCGGCGGGCAGAAGCAGCGCGTGGCCCTCGCCCGCGCATTTTTTGGCAATCCGCGCATGGTCGTACTCGACGAACCCAATTCCAATCTGGACAGTGCCGGGGAGGCTGCGCTGACGCGTGCCCTCCAGCATGCCAGGGAACAGAAAATCACCGTCATCACCATCACCCAGCGCCCCGCCCTCCTCAGCAGCGTGGACAAGGTGCTGCTTCTGGTCAACGGCACGGTGGCCCTGTTCGGCATGCGTCAGGACGTGCTCAAGGCGCTCTCCGCACGCGGCATGAACATCGAGGGCAACACGCTTGCCCAGAACCAACTGATGTAG
- a CDS encoding HlyD family type I secretion periplasmic adaptor subunit, producing the protein MAHTVKIHDLEWYSEVPRSIWRQTLIGLALMAATFGGFGLWAFTAPLAAAVIAQGSFVATGQNKIIQHLEGGIIEEILVSEGDHVVADQPLVRLDETSALANQRQLFLRQARLDAIIARLTAQIQGADAITLPDTLSPHVQDPEVRPIVDSQELNFEAWKSKLDSEIELFRQNIEGFRFRAEGYSQQLRAVRRQLALLQEEHAGKQTLLAKNLIRKTEIKSIQRAIADAEGQIGRLMAEISETGSQILKQEQQIRQTEETYREAALEEVQQAEAELDSVREQLRGAANVLRRATINAPVTGTVVRLHYHTSGGVIESGKAIMEILPSDVPLIIEAQILRTEIDSVKIGQGAIVRLTALNQRTTPVLNGEVYYISADSIPDSADAPSREVYLARVNLPVSELSRVPGFAPTPGMPAEILIQTAERTFFDYLTKPIRDSMARAFMER; encoded by the coding sequence ATGGCGCATACGGTGAAGATACATGACCTCGAGTGGTATTCGGAGGTTCCGCGTTCGATCTGGAGGCAGACCCTGATCGGGCTCGCCTTGATGGCGGCGACGTTCGGAGGCTTCGGTCTGTGGGCCTTCACCGCACCGCTGGCAGCAGCCGTCATTGCCCAGGGAAGCTTCGTAGCAACCGGGCAAAACAAGATCATCCAGCATCTCGAAGGCGGGATCATCGAGGAGATCCTGGTAAGCGAGGGCGATCATGTGGTGGCGGACCAGCCGCTGGTGCGCCTTGACGAGACGTCGGCGCTCGCCAATCAAAGGCAATTGTTCCTGCGACAGGCGAGGCTCGACGCGATCATCGCACGCCTCACCGCCCAGATCCAAGGGGCGGATGCGATCACCCTGCCGGACACTCTCTCGCCGCATGTGCAGGATCCGGAGGTTCGGCCAATCGTCGACAGCCAGGAACTCAACTTCGAGGCATGGAAGAGCAAACTCGACAGCGAGATCGAACTGTTCAGGCAGAACATCGAAGGGTTCCGCTTCCGCGCCGAAGGCTACTCGCAGCAGCTCAGGGCGGTTCGCCGGCAGCTCGCTCTCCTCCAGGAGGAACACGCCGGCAAGCAGACGCTGCTTGCGAAGAACTTGATCCGCAAGACAGAGATCAAGTCGATCCAGCGAGCGATCGCCGACGCGGAGGGACAGATCGGCAGGCTCATGGCCGAGATTTCGGAAACGGGCTCGCAGATCCTGAAACAGGAACAGCAGATCCGGCAGACGGAGGAAACTTATCGCGAGGCGGCACTGGAAGAAGTGCAGCAGGCGGAGGCCGAGCTGGACTCCGTACGCGAGCAGTTGAGAGGCGCTGCGAACGTCCTGCGTCGGGCCACTATCAATGCCCCGGTCACCGGCACGGTCGTGCGGCTTCACTACCACACATCCGGCGGCGTTATCGAGAGCGGCAAAGCCATCATGGAAATCTTGCCGTCGGACGTCCCGCTCATCATCGAGGCGCAGATCCTGCGCACCGAGATCGACAGCGTGAAGATCGGCCAGGGCGCCATCGTGCGGCTGACAGCCCTCAACCAGCGGACAACGCCGGTGCTGAACGGCGAGGTCTACTACATCTCCGCCGACTCCATTCCCGACTCGGCAGACGCCCCCTCGCGGGAAGTCTATCTCGCCAGGGTCAACCTGCCGGTCAGCGAACTCTCCCGCGTCCCCGGCTTCGCGCCGACCCCGGGCATGCCGGCCGAAATCCTGATCCAGACGGCCGAGCGCACCTTCTTCGACTATCTGACGAAGCCCATCCGGGACAGCATGGCGCGCGCCTTCATGGAACGGTGA
- a CDS encoding tetratricopeptide repeat protein produces MRVDIIERIEDFENIRGNWENVYHADPEAHAGLSWERLHKHVSRALRWSVLALGSEKTNEGYCAFLPLEVKTYLDESNGHFCDEIQMVGNCGTGRTGLLCTPQLESEAVDAFAGCIGKENWARMKLECLEPVSPRLERLLRAFATERFLCEDAGRVEGRRLSQGDRCRSVLISTRSGRNLRGCLNRRSIDLVFDSAMDLHACGDLDRAEAAYRQVARSAPRHIHVRYALGQLCCDRGDYAEAEQIYRGLLSVMPQVDRILHRLGDTQMAQALYRDASETFENLLARHPHLGVVRYKLAVCLLAAGLREAAVAAFESFEDIVSDDPDHMRCKAKSREALWHLSTLAESQRPQAECQAPQGAEEASRPPPAAASATPLGLAMPLLRPSLPRGISTHLHARAASLYGRIGSRLKH; encoded by the coding sequence ATGAGAGTAGATATTATTGAACGGATTGAAGACTTCGAAAATATTCGCGGGAACTGGGAGAACGTATATCACGCTGATCCCGAGGCCCACGCTGGACTGTCCTGGGAACGGCTCCACAAACACGTTTCGCGTGCGCTGCGATGGTCCGTCCTCGCACTGGGCAGTGAGAAAACCAACGAAGGATATTGCGCATTCCTGCCTCTTGAAGTGAAGACCTATCTCGACGAGAGCAACGGGCATTTCTGTGACGAAATCCAGATGGTCGGGAATTGCGGTACCGGGCGCACCGGCCTGCTCTGCACGCCGCAGCTCGAGAGCGAAGCAGTGGACGCCTTTGCCGGTTGCATCGGCAAGGAGAACTGGGCGCGCATGAAATTGGAATGCCTCGAACCCGTCTCCCCGCGGCTCGAGCGATTGCTGCGAGCCTTCGCCACCGAGCGTTTTCTCTGCGAAGACGCCGGCCGTGTCGAAGGCCGGCGCCTGAGCCAAGGCGATCGCTGCCGAAGCGTGCTTATAAGCACGCGCAGCGGCCGAAATCTGCGCGGCTGCCTCAACCGCCGCAGCATCGATTTGGTCTTCGATTCCGCCATGGACCTGCACGCCTGCGGAGATCTAGACCGGGCGGAGGCGGCCTACCGTCAAGTGGCCCGATCGGCGCCCCGGCATATCCACGTCCGCTACGCGCTGGGGCAACTGTGCTGCGACCGGGGCGATTATGCCGAGGCGGAGCAGATCTATCGCGGACTGCTTTCCGTCATGCCGCAGGTCGACAGAATCCTGCATCGGCTCGGGGACACGCAGATGGCGCAGGCGCTCTATCGAGATGCGAGCGAAACCTTCGAGAACCTGCTCGCTCGCCACCCGCACCTCGGCGTGGTCCGCTACAAGCTGGCCGTATGCCTCCTGGCCGCGGGTCTGAGAGAGGCGGCGGTCGCCGCCTTCGAGAGCTTCGAAGACATCGTGTCTGATGATCCGGATCACATGCGGTGTAAAGCGAAATCGCGCGAGGCCCTATGGCACCTGAGCACACTGGCAGAATCACAAAGGCCGCAGGCCGAATGCCAAGCGCCGCAAGGAGCGGAAGAGGCCAGCCGCCCTCCCCCCGCCGCGGCAAGCGCGACTCCGCTCGGGCTCGCCATGCCGCTTCTTAGGCCTTCACTGCCCCGGGGAATATCGACGCATCTGCATGCGAGGGCCGCTTCGCTTTACGGACGTATCGGCTCAAGACTGAAGCACTGA
- a CDS encoding tetratricopeptide repeat protein, which translates to MIALQVGSRIACITTLLAVGIVLAGCQSAAFDDVAAFGDSAKTLEDDSAVAFYKNDELITKGKLQFKEKNYGKSYSIYKRAVAVFPQDPAAWLGFAASADMIARFDTADRAYVQLAKMIGNTPVYYNNLGYSHLLRGDLPKARRYFLKAYELDPANETTATNLELMKNSVKYAQR; encoded by the coding sequence ATGATCGCATTGCAAGTTGGATCACGGATCGCATGTATTACGACGCTGCTGGCCGTCGGAATTGTCCTGGCGGGGTGCCAATCCGCCGCTTTCGACGACGTAGCGGCATTTGGCGATAGCGCCAAGACGCTGGAGGACGACTCGGCGGTCGCCTTTTACAAGAACGATGAGCTGATCACGAAGGGCAAGCTGCAGTTCAAGGAAAAGAACTATGGCAAGTCCTACTCCATCTACAAGCGCGCGGTCGCGGTGTTCCCTCAGGATCCAGCCGCCTGGCTCGGCTTTGCCGCCTCCGCGGACATGATCGCCCGGTTCGACACGGCAGACCGGGCCTATGTGCAGCTCGCAAAGATGATCGGCAACACCCCGGTCTATTACAACAACCTGGGCTACTCTCATCTTCTACGCGGCGACCTGCCCAAAGCGCGTCGCTACTTCCTGAAGGCCTACGAGCTCGATCCCGCAAACGAGACGACCGCGACCAACCTTGAATTGATGAAGAACAGCGTGAAATACGCTCAGCGCTGA
- a CDS encoding class I SAM-dependent methyltransferase has translation MTQFKIVFDGESLITPESITTELSPAKTAQHEKQLETAKAELALVLSIARQQIEGGREPAAIIHQLIGALHGMRGKFDPSVWQELVPLVQNHPLADFFHEDPFTRWSFEKPRGYSGDAQLIDFIYGHPSTSEAIEKASPLGRALYEYTSNAPSSVAVRERRDLLTRHVDALASERGGETEVLTLAAGHLREADRSVALSEGRIKRWVALDQDPLSVGSIARDFNGTCIEAIDGSVRGLLTRGYDLGQFDFVYAAGLYDYLADKVAVKLTQKCLEMLKPNGIFLFANFADEISDDGYMETFMNWALLLRSESDMWKIINASVDRNTIDARVEFGENRNIIYGILQKRP, from the coding sequence GTGACCCAATTCAAGATTGTCTTCGACGGCGAAAGCCTTATCACCCCAGAGTCCATCACAACCGAACTGTCTCCCGCCAAAACGGCTCAACACGAGAAGCAACTCGAAACCGCCAAGGCCGAGCTCGCGCTCGTGCTGTCGATCGCGCGGCAGCAGATCGAAGGCGGGCGGGAACCGGCCGCCATCATTCACCAGCTCATCGGCGCGCTTCACGGAATGCGCGGCAAATTCGATCCGAGCGTCTGGCAAGAGCTCGTGCCGTTGGTGCAAAATCATCCGCTCGCGGATTTCTTCCACGAGGATCCGTTCACGCGTTGGTCCTTCGAGAAACCGCGCGGCTATTCCGGCGACGCGCAGCTGATCGACTTCATCTATGGCCATCCGAGCACCTCGGAGGCGATCGAGAAGGCGTCGCCGCTCGGTCGCGCCCTTTATGAGTACACCAGCAACGCGCCGTCCTCGGTTGCGGTTCGCGAAAGGCGCGATCTCCTGACCCGGCATGTCGATGCGTTGGCGAGCGAGCGGGGTGGCGAGACAGAGGTCCTCACGCTCGCCGCCGGCCATCTGCGCGAGGCAGACCGCTCGGTCGCCCTGAGCGAGGGACGGATAAAGCGCTGGGTGGCGCTTGATCAGGATCCCTTGAGCGTCGGCTCTATCGCGCGCGACTTCAACGGAACCTGCATCGAAGCGATCGACGGGTCCGTTCGCGGTCTCCTCACCAGGGGCTATGATCTGGGCCAGTTCGACTTCGTCTATGCTGCCGGTCTCTATGACTATCTCGCCGATAAGGTGGCGGTGAAGCTGACGCAGAAGTGCCTGGAAATGTTGAAGCCCAACGGGATCTTCCTGTTCGCCAATTTCGCAGACGAGATCAGCGACGACGGCTACATGGAAACGTTCATGAACTGGGCACTGCTACTGCGTTCGGAAAGCGATATGTGGAAGATCATCAATGCGAGCGTCGACCGCAACACGATCGACGCGCGTGTGGAATTTGGTGAAAATCGCAACATCATCTACGGCATTCTGCAAAAGCGCCCGTGA
- a CDS encoding putative bifunctional diguanylate cyclase/phosphodiesterase translates to MKHTLTDITEVDLDNDPPRPASTELLALYDEEGEGTRIQATRKGLWTAVAVYLLFSVTDILLVPDVAAMTIAARFTISVVALFILEIQVRLNATANSIDCTAAAALVVAYAGWLYPAMMTSDTESISYYMVFGAIFMMSVNLFFSFKFRLSLLASITILLIFFAAVLSFPPAEVSYRLAFGTFNVSCFIFTSYVNWKLNRERYKVFLNAIEARIQHKEASERGRALLRLSHTDSLTGLNNRRAVDQTLRDYWGDWQRRGKSFAAILIDVDFFKKYNDFYGHQEGDRCLVLVANALKESIEACNGSIGRYGGEEFIVLAHMQSSEEAAELAEAIRRNVENLALPHQERRDGTAVVTVSVGAAFTRNQTGSKLERLIHEADRALYSAKASGRNCAKLFDPSDPLTSDESENIAALLKIATDQDLVSMVYQPIRNVASGRIDAVEALMRLKMLDGTAVPPGLFIPIAERTGVILELGRWAIRTVCREILSDDRVPVVSVNVSPIQLKSPGFAASVAAILGETGVAGARLALEITEGLEMEMHSDVLRCISDLKTLGVRIWLDDFGTGFAGLSWLRLIDFDTVKIDRSFLHDCDTPKGKAMLRDIIGLVRNRGHKILVEGVETEDQMGLMRQFRIDQVQGFHVGRPAPAENLRLKATAGAHLTRA, encoded by the coding sequence ATGAAGCACACGTTGACCGACATCACTGAAGTCGATCTCGACAATGACCCGCCGAGACCGGCTTCAACCGAATTGCTCGCCCTCTATGACGAGGAAGGCGAAGGTACGCGCATACAGGCGACCAGAAAGGGACTCTGGACCGCGGTTGCCGTGTATCTGCTGTTCTCAGTGACGGATATACTGCTGGTGCCGGACGTCGCGGCTATGACGATCGCGGCGCGTTTCACGATTTCGGTTGTGGCGCTCTTCATCCTGGAAATACAGGTCCGCCTGAATGCCACCGCGAATTCGATCGATTGCACCGCCGCAGCCGCACTGGTGGTCGCCTATGCCGGATGGCTCTATCCGGCGATGATGACGTCGGATACCGAAAGCATCTCCTATTATATGGTCTTCGGCGCCATCTTCATGATGAGCGTCAACCTGTTCTTCAGCTTCAAGTTTCGACTGTCCCTGCTCGCATCGATAACGATTCTGCTGATCTTCTTTGCCGCAGTTTTATCTTTCCCCCCGGCGGAGGTTTCCTACCGGCTTGCATTCGGCACCTTCAACGTCTCCTGTTTCATCTTTACTTCCTACGTGAACTGGAAGCTCAACAGGGAGCGCTACAAGGTCTTTCTCAATGCCATCGAGGCGAGAATCCAGCACAAGGAGGCGTCCGAGCGCGGAAGGGCGCTGCTGCGGCTGTCGCACACCGATTCGCTGACCGGCCTCAACAATCGCCGCGCCGTGGACCAGACGCTGCGGGACTATTGGGGAGACTGGCAGAGGCGCGGAAAGAGCTTCGCCGCAATCCTCATCGATGTCGATTTCTTCAAGAAATACAATGATTTCTACGGCCACCAGGAAGGCGATCGCTGCCTGGTCCTGGTTGCCAATGCCCTCAAGGAATCGATAGAGGCTTGCAACGGCTCCATCGGCCGTTACGGCGGTGAGGAGTTCATCGTCCTTGCGCATATGCAATCAAGCGAAGAGGCCGCCGAGCTCGCCGAAGCCATACGCCGCAACGTCGAAAACCTGGCCCTGCCGCATCAGGAACGGCGCGACGGCACGGCCGTGGTCACCGTCAGCGTCGGCGCCGCCTTCACTCGAAACCAGACGGGTTCGAAGCTCGAGAGGCTTATCCATGAGGCCGATCGCGCGCTCTACAGCGCCAAGGCGAGCGGCCGCAATTGCGCAAAGCTTTTCGACCCGAGCGATCCCCTGACCAGTGACGAGAGCGAGAACATCGCGGCCCTGCTCAAGATCGCGACCGACCAGGACCTCGTCTCGATGGTCTACCAGCCGATCCGCAATGTCGCATCGGGCAGAATCGACGCCGTCGAGGCGTTGATGCGGCTGAAAATGCTCGATGGCACCGCGGTCCCGCCCGGCCTTTTCATCCCGATCGCGGAACGCACCGGCGTCATCCTGGAGCTCGGGCGTTGGGCGATTAGGACCGTCTGCCGCGAAATCCTGTCGGACGATCGCGTTCCGGTGGTTAGCGTCAACGTCTCGCCCATCCAGCTTAAATCGCCCGGCTTCGCCGCTTCCGTCGCGGCCATTCTTGGTGAAACGGGAGTCGCCGGCGCCCGGCTGGCGCTCGAAATCACCGAGGGGCTGGAGATGGAGATGCATTCGGACGTCTTGCGATGCATCAGCGACCTCAAGACATTGGGCGTCCGTATCTGGCTCGACGACTTCGGCACCGGCTTCGCCGGCCTGTCATGGCTGCGGCTGATCGATTTCGACACGGTGAAGATCGACCGTTCGTTCCTTCACGATTGCGACACTCCGAAGGGCAAGGCGATGTTGAGGGATATTATCGGTCTCGTGCGAAATCGCGGCCACAAGATTCTCGTCGAAGGGGTGGAAACCGAGGACCAAATGGGGCTCATGCGGCAGTTCCGCATAGACCAGGTCCAGGGCTTCCATGTGGGCCGCCCGGCGCCGGCGGAAAATCTCCGGCTGAAGGCCACCGCAGGCGCCCATCTGACCCGAGCCTGA